A stretch of the Ictidomys tridecemlineatus isolate mIctTri1 chromosome 5, mIctTri1.hap1, whole genome shotgun sequence genome encodes the following:
- the Gtf2a2 gene encoding transcription initiation factor IIA subunit 2 isoform X2 translates to MAYQLYRNTTLGNSLQESLDELIQSQQITPQLALQVLLQFDKAINSALAQRVRNRVNFRGSLNTYRFCDNVWTFVLNDVEFREVTELIKVDKVKIVACDGKNTGSNTTE, encoded by the exons ATGGCATATCAGTTATACAGAAATACCACTTTGGGAAACAGTCTTCAGGAGAGCCTAGATGAGCTCATACAG tctCAACAGATCACCCCGCAACTTGCCCTTCAAGTTCTTCTTCAGTTTGATAAGGCTATAAATTCAGCATTGGCTCAGAGGGTCAGGAACAGAGTCAATTTCAGG ggcTCTCTAAATACATACAGATTCTGCGATAATGTGTGGACTTTTGTATTGAATGATGTTGAATTCAGAGAGGTGACAGAACTTATTAAAGTGGATAAAGTGAAAATTGTAGCCTGTGATGGTAAAA aTACTGGCTCCAATACTAcagaatga
- the Gtf2a2 gene encoding transcription initiation factor IIA subunit 2 isoform X3 codes for MAYQLYRNTTLGNSLQESLDELIQSQQITPQLALQVLLQFDKAINSALAQRVRNRVNFRILAPILQNE; via the exons ATGGCATATCAGTTATACAGAAATACCACTTTGGGAAACAGTCTTCAGGAGAGCCTAGATGAGCTCATACAG tctCAACAGATCACCCCGCAACTTGCCCTTCAAGTTCTTCTTCAGTTTGATAAGGCTATAAATTCAGCATTGGCTCAGAGGGTCAGGAACAGAGTCAATTTCAGG aTACTGGCTCCAATACTAcagaatgaatag
- the Gtf2a2 gene encoding transcription initiation factor IIA subunit 2 isoform X1: MAYQLYRNTTLGNSLQESLDELIQSQQITPQLALQVLLQFDKAINSALAQRVRNRVNFRGSLNTYRFCDNVWTFVLNDVEFREVTELIKVDKVKIVACDGKMVLPSTSEES, encoded by the exons ATGGCATATCAGTTATACAGAAATACCACTTTGGGAAACAGTCTTCAGGAGAGCCTAGATGAGCTCATACAG tctCAACAGATCACCCCGCAACTTGCCCTTCAAGTTCTTCTTCAGTTTGATAAGGCTATAAATTCAGCATTGGCTCAGAGGGTCAGGAACAGAGTCAATTTCAGG ggcTCTCTAAATACATACAGATTCTGCGATAATGTGTGGACTTTTGTATTGAATGATGTTGAATTCAGAGAGGTGACAGAACTTATTAAAGTGGATAAAGTGAAAATTGTAGCCTGTGATGGTAAAA TGGTACTTCCATCCACCTCAGAGGAGAGCTGA
- the Gcnt3 gene encoding beta-1,3-galactosyl-O-glycosyl-glycoprotein beta-1,6-N-acetylglucosaminyltransferase 3 — translation MISWRKLFRHYHLWALGGYMLLAVVALRLSFRLKCDLDSKEFQSQYCRDKLYKSLKLPARRSINCSGITRGDREAVIQAILNNLEIKKKREPFNDIDYLRLTRDCEHFKATRKFIQFPLSKEELDFPIAYSMVVHEKIENFERLLRAVYAPQNIYCVHVDQKSPETFKEAIHAITSCFPNVFVASKLVRVVYASWSRVQADLNCMEDLLQSPVPWKYFLNTCGTDFPIKTNAEMVQALKMLNGKNSMESEIPTEFKKRRWKYHYVVKDILYITNEKKDPPPNNLTMFTGNAYIVASRDFIQHVLTNPKSQQLIEWVKDTYSPDEHLWATLQRASWMPGSVPLNHKYDISDMISIARLIKWQAHEGDINKGASYEPCSGIHQRTICIYGAGDLHWMLQNHHLLANKFDPKVDDNALQCLEEYLRFKAIYGTEL, via the coding sequence ATGATTTCATGGAGGAAACTCTTCCGGCATTATCACTTATGGGCCCTTGGTGGTTATATGCTGCTGGCCGTTGTTGCTCTGAGACTTTCTTTCAGATTGAAGTGTGATCTGGACTCCAAAGAATTTCAAAGCCAATACTGTAGGGATAAGTTGTACAAGTCCCTAAAGCTCCCAGCAAGGAGGTCCATCAACTGTTCTGGGATCACCCGAGGGGACCGGGAAGCAGTGATCCAGGCCATTCTGAATAATCTGGAGATCAAGAAGAAACGGGAGCCTTTCAATGATATTGACTACCTTCGCCTGACCAGAGACTGTGAGCACTTTAAGGCTACAAGGAAGTTCATACAGTTCCCACTGAGCAAAGAAGAGTTAGATTTCCCTATTGCATACTCTATGGTAGTTCATGAGAAGATTGAAAACTTTGAAAGGCTGCTGCGGGCTGTGTATGCCCCTCAGAATATATACTGTGTCCATGTGGATCAGAAGTCCCCAGAAACGTTCAAAGAGGCAATCCATGCGATTACTTCATGCTTCCCAAATGTCTTTGTAGCCAGTAAGCTGGTTCGGGTGGTTTATGCCTCATGGTCCAGGGTTCAGGCTGACCTGAACTGTATGGAAGATTTGCTCCAGAGCCCAGTGCCATGGAAATACTTCCTAAATACATGTGGGACAGACTTTCCTATAAAGACCAATGCTGAGATGGTCCAGGCCCTCAAGATGTTGAATGGGAAGAACAGTATGGAGTCAGAGATACCTACTGAGTTTAAAAAAAGACGCTGGAAATATCACTATGTGGTGAAAGACATATTGTATATAACTAATGAGAAAAAGGATCCTCCCCCTAATAATTTAACCATGTTCACTGGGAATGCTTATATTGTGGCTTCTAGAGACTTCATTCAGCATGTCTTAACGAACCCTAAATCCCAACAACTGATCGAATGGGTAAAAGACACCTATAGCCCTGATGAACACCTCTGGGCTACCCTTCAGCGGGCCTCATGGATGCCTGGCTCTGTTCCCTTAAACCACAAGTATGACATTTCTGACATGATTTCCATTGCCAGGCTAATCAAGTGGCAGGCACATGAGGGAGATATCAATAAGGGGGCATCTTATGAACCTTGCTCTGGAATCCACCAGCGGACTATCTgtatttatggtgctggggatctgcATTGGATGCTTCAAAACCATCACCTGTTGGCCAACAAGTTTGACCCAAAGGTAGACGATAATGCTCTTCAGTGTTTAGAAGAATATCTACGTTTTAAGGCCATTTATGGGACGGAACTGTAA